In one window of Branchiostoma lanceolatum isolate klBraLanc5 chromosome 15, klBraLanc5.hap2, whole genome shotgun sequence DNA:
- the LOC136420566 gene encoding trehalose-6-phosphate synthase-like: MERPVILVCDTLPFRLVRDQKTGHLSRDNGQGDTGGLQVTCGSLVRSGHGACLVGWPGLYMREEEEIPSRDVTDSTTTSPRAPPNVPVVPVCELSPDDFAKHFAFAAEMVTPHMHSLSEFSMGSWDGYEPFGLFGRKFGRAILKALDGYPSRQAPVVWVHDGDGLLIQVANFLRNQETSREYTLSYTHHISFPPWEDLQRFPWSNEVMGGFLGYDDVMFNAQVHVDNFLECCREMSLIVKVNEDGGTVYYQGRKVKVRKVAPSCQHDKLMKLAQVAPPLPLGLKEGCKILLGAERVAYTKGLPERVRAFGRMLERYPEHVGRVSYYQVGIPAGTEGVKVSRVHLKVQEEVEKAILAVNETFGTPLWTPIHYVPRPLPHALLAGFYRDADVMLVTSLKDALNLVAKEYVSCQVNDPGVVVVSMYAGVSEIMEEALLCDPRDEDGLADIMHQALTMPLWERRARMNKLQSRQEGCSVEAWVRKVLKGLQ; the protein is encoded by the exons ATGGAACGTCCTGTCATCCTTGTGTGCGACACTCTGCCTTTCCGACTGGTCCGCGATCAGAAGACAGGTCATCTTAGCAGGGACAACGGACAG GGAGACACAGGAGGGCTTCAGGTCACGTGTGGCTCACTGGTGAGAAGTGGCCACGGCGCATGCCTGGTGGGCTGGCCGGGGCTGTACATGAGAGAAGAGGAAGAGATACCCAGTCGTGACGTCACGGATTCTACAACAACTTCACCACGAGCGCCCCCTAACGTTCCAGTTGTTCCCGTCTGCGAGTTGAGTCCAGACGACTTCGCTAAACACTTCGCCTTTGCAGCGGAAATGGTGACGCCGCACATGCACTCCCTATCAGAGTTCTCAATGGGGTCCTGGGACGGTTATGAACCGTTTGGCCTCTTCGGAAGAAAATTTGGGCGCGCCATTTTGAAAGCGCTGGACGGTTACCCTTCCCGACAGGCACCTGTTGTATGGGTGCACGACGGGGATGGTTTGCTGATCCAAGTGGCCAACTTTCTTAGAAATCAAGAAACGAGTCGCGAGTACACGCTTTCTTACACGCACCACATATCCTTCCCGCCATGGGAGGACCTGCAGCGCTTCCCGTGGTCCAACGAGGTCATGGGCGGTTTCCTTGGttacgatgacgtcatgttcaATGCACAGGTGCACGTCGACAACTTCCTGGAATGCTGTCGCGAGATGTCCCTCATCGTCAAGGTCAACGAAGATGGCGGAACGGTGTACTACCAAGGacgaaaggtcaaggtcaggaaGGTGGCGCCCAGCTGTCAGCATGACAAGTTGATGAAGCTGGCTCAAGTTGCTCCACCTCTGCCTCTTGGTTTAAAGGAAGGTTGTAAAATCCTACTCGGGGCCGAAAGAGTTGCCTACACCAAAG GTCTTCCCGAACGCGTGCGTGCATTCGGCCGTATGCTGGAGCGATACCCCGAGCACGTCGGGCGAGTCAGCTACTACCAAGTGGGGATTCCAGCAGGCACTGAAGGGGTGAAAGTGTCTAGGGTGCATCTTAAG gtacagGAGGAAGTAGAGAAGGCTATCTTGGCTGTGAACGAGACCTTTGGCACGCCACTATGGACCCCCATACATTACGTACCTCGTCCGCTGCCTCACGCCCTTCTGGCCGGTTTCTATAGAGACGCTGACGTCATGTTGGTGACGTCATTGAAGGACGCCCTCAACTTGGTTGCTAAGGAATACGTCTCCTGTCAG gtcaatgaccccggAGTTGTGGTGGTATCCATGTACGCGGGCGTGTCCGAGATAATGGAGGAGGCGTTGCTATGCGACCCCCGCGACGAAGATGGTCTCGCCGACATCATGCACCAG GCCCTGACGATGCCTCTGTGGGAAAGACGCGCGCGGATGAACAAACTACAGTCCAGACAAGAAGGCTGCAGTGTAGAGGCTTGGGTTAGGAAGGTTCTAAAAGGGCTACAATAA
- the LOC136420567 gene encoding uncharacterized protein, which produces MADEYYNLTTLSPEPTENDYTSLNKDEVQDELYEIPEPLCTDDPTEGADLLADASEDDPEKYDGASEEVIAMYEPLQPPFTLPWKICVIIFILINVGVVGFLVYHVITIGQEANVQSYRVSLLQHKVENLVKNLLGVENVKRKENWLQSDPSWAMLASGTPHVIDGVTFDAGKALDGDVTTHWNPTDERYFNDWYIILDLKSIHDISKIALTNFGDTKHDVTEFTLQASLTSSPYEWRDVVAISDVQAGTNRSQVFGEFTVTSRYFKFTVTATQQGWQPWLREIRFFGVKTAGEGNCEAGYKSFGKGCFRFSVNQLSFEDSRKACRDDGGHLAIVKDPNTHARIADYIRSTTNGSHWIGLQLESFGGQPDRRGVFFWEDGTLLTGWKGWHKGEPSSIGEGGSEDCVEMRDSQDYEWNDKPCSYAIYYICQTDKI; this is translated from the exons ATGGCCGACGAATACTACAATCTGACCACCCTATCACCCGAGCCTACGGAAAATG ATTATACCAGTTTAAACAAGGACGAAGTTCAGGACGAACTTTATGAGATCCCGGAACCGCTGTGTACCGATGATCCCACGGAAGGCGCGGACCTTCTCGCGGATGCCTCCGAAGACGATCCCGAGAAGTACGACGGAGCGAGTGAGGAAGTCATCGCCATGTATGAGCCGCTGCAGCCTCCCTTCACTCTACCATGGAAAATTTGCGTCATCATCTTCATACTGATTAACGTGGGAGTGGTGGGGTTTCTTGTTTATCACGTCA TAACCATTGGGCAGGAGGCGAATGTCCAGTCTTATAGGGTCAGCCTCCTGCAGCACAAGGTGGAAAACTTGGTGAAAAACTTGTTGGGCGTGGAAAATGTGAAAAGGAAAG AGAACTGGCTACAGTCAGACCCGTCCTGGGCTATGCTGGCATCCGGGACACCACACGTCATTGACGGCGTGACCTTCGACGCTGGCAAAGCGCTcgatggtgacgtcaccacccaCTGGAACCCCACAGACGAACGGTACTTCAACGACTGGTACATAATACTCGACTTGAAGTCCATCCACGACATATCCAAAATCGCGCTGACCAACTTCGGCGACAccaaacatgacgtcacagagttCACCCTACAGGCATCTCTGACGTCATCGCCCTACGAATGGAGGGATGTTGTCGCCATCAGCGACGTCCAAGCGGGGACCAATCGTTCGCAGGTGTTTGGAGAGTTTACGGTGACGTCACGATACTTCAAGTTCACGGTTACGGCTACGCAGCAGGGCTGGCAGCCTTGGCTCAGGGAAATTCGTTTCTTTGGAGTAAAAACGGCAG gagaaGGGAACTGTGAGGCTGGATACAAGTCTTTCGGGAAGGGCTGTTTCCGCTTCTCTGTGAACCAACTGTCGTTTGAAGACTCCCGCAAGGCTTGTCGGGACGACGGCGGTCATCTTGCCATCGTCAAGGATCCGAATACGCACGCGCGAATCGCGGACTACATCAGGAGCACGACAAATGGCAGTCATTGGATAGGACTGCAGCTGGAGTCCTTCGGGGGGCAGCCAGATAGGAGGGGGGTGTTTTTCTGGGAGGACGGGACTTTGCTGACGGGGTGGAAGGGGTGGCATAAGGGGGAGCCGAGCTCCATCGGAGAAGGTGGGAGTGAAGACTGCGTAGAAATGAGAGACTCTCAGGACTATGAGTGGAACGATAAACCATGCAGCTATGCAATCTACTACATCTGTCAGACAGACAAGATTTAA
- the LOC136420904 gene encoding uncharacterized protein — translation MALLRVFYIWWQRRVRNMWRLALGFTVTGIAFLLVFMRSNSELQKNTSSECVLEHAQYSMEDESYPEDGWSPIDSVWSDAMSNGTFYLASRDNVSIVLWKPGMRPMKAKRPYGRTKKTVKRPVPKMSLEAQQKFFTLTNVSKRYAKRSSSTWKNWPINRHWSIERT, via the exons ATGGCTCTCTTGCGGGTTTTCTACATATGGTGGCAGCGACGGGTTAGAAATATGTGGAGGCTCGCATTGGGGTTTACTGTGACTGGGATCGCTTTTCTACTGGTATTTATGCGCAGCAACTCCGAACTACAGAAGAACACAAG CTCGGAGTGTGTTCTGGAGCATGCGCAGTACAGCATGGAAGATGAGTCTTACCCTGAAGACGGCTGGAGTCCCATAGACAGTGTCTGGTCAGACGCCATGAGTAACGGGACTTTCTACCTCGCAAGCCGAGATAACGTCAG CATCGTGCTCTGGAAACCAGGCATGAGGCCAATGAAAGCAAAGCGACCATATGGAAGaacaaagaaaaccgttaaAAG GCCAGTGCCAAAGATGTCACTGGAGGCTCAGCAAAAATTCTTCACTCTAACGAACGTCAGCAAGAGGTATGCAAAGAGATCATCTTCGACTTGGAAGAACTGGCCAATCAACCGGCACTGGAGCATTGAAAGAACTTAG
- the LOC136420356 gene encoding alpha-2,8-sialyltransferase 8E-like isoform X1 — MQPKLLRSLSTTARRRRCTLTMTLASALTFLAFTCVYVDSNCSRNARSFKKTVVSRVQRHALMEEDNNARIALGDVSWYSALNNRSFYIAARDNVSVVLEKRKSKKRAIERVKREETVTISVYNNTSLPAKYDQESSRPIGNIASTARHSPAPTAGENRVTVQAKTKNNTTTSFSTNYRFEKVNKWSTWDIWPIDEAALRKIRTLSRALLPRFGMGKDEIRPDSTRLHKCVKKSRGCKLDDKNAIRHYQTCAVVGDSGILTGSHCGGEIDAHDYVIRFGVGPTAGYEDDVGTKRNITFLNKDNLLKISKSLRLPTSKNIYAQRLKRMNASTFMFAKGKNKEWNTDIKSLITIARRNNLCFTLRKNTKNLGIIIRGILSQEMPDLAQHLGGVDTTGMMSVFMASTFCHRINLYGFYPFTKDTRGKDIRYHYYDNVKPRRKGSVDNYPTEFMVNKRLHRLGVVNHVIDKCQ; from the exons ATGCAGCCAAAGTTACTCCGGTCTTTGTCAACGACGGCGAGGCGTCGTCGTTGTACGCTGACCATGACCTTGGCCTCAGCTTTAACCTTTCTGGCCTTCACGTGCGTGTACGTCGACTCGAATTGCTCAAGGAATGCGAG ATCTTTCAAAAAGACTGTAGTAAGCCGTGTCCAGCGCCATGCTTTGATGGAGGAGGACAACAACGCGCGGATAGCCCTCGGTGACGTCAGCTGGTATTCCGCGCTAAACAACAGGAGCTTCTACATAGCCGCACGAGACAACGTCAG TGTTGTGCTAGAAAAGCGGAAAAGCAAGAAACGGGCCATAGAAAGAGTAAAACGCGAGGAAACTGTTACAATTTCAGTCTACAACAATACCAGCTTACCAGCAAAGTACGACCAAGAAAGTTCTAGACCAATAGGCAACATTGCCTCAACGGCAAGGCATTCACCTGCACCAACTGCTGGTGAGAACCGTGTCACTGTTCAGGCAAAAACGAAAAACAACACAACCACATCCTTTTCTACCAACTACAGATTTGAAAAGGTTAATAAGTGGAGTACCTGGGACATCTGGCCGATAGACGAAGCAGCTCTCAGAAAAATAAG GACACTCTCTCGTGCTCTACTTCCAAGGTTCGGGATGGGTAAGGATGAAATAAGACCGGACTCGACCCGGCTCCACAAATGCGTCAAGAAATCGAGAGGATGCAAGCTGGACGACAAAAACGCCATACGTCACTACCAGACATGCGCAGTCGTCGGAGACAGCGGCATCCTGACCGGCAGCCATTGCGGCGGTGAGATTGATGCGCATGATTACGTAATCAGGTTCGGCGTGGGTCCAACCGCCGGATACGAAGATGACGTCGGCACTAAGAGAAACATCACATTTCTAAATAAGGACAATCTTCTTAAAATAAGCAAATCTCTTCGTTTGCCTACATCCAAAAATATCTACGCGCAGCGTCTGAAACGTATGAACGCTTCAACCTTCATGTTTGCCAAAGGCAAGAACAAAGAATGGAACACAGACATTAAAAGTCTCATCACAATAGCCAGGAGAAATAATCTCTGCTTCACGctcagaaaaaatacaaaaaatctCGGAATCATAATCAGAGG TATCCTCAGCCAGGAAATGCCTGACCTGGCCCAGCATCTCGGAGGAGTAGACACGACAGGGATGATGTCTGTCTTCATGGCTTCCACCTTCTGTCACAGGATAAACCTTTACGGCTTCTATCCCTTCACTAAAGACACTCGCGGCAAAGACATCCGTTATCATTACTACGACAACGTTAAACCGAGACGCAAGGGTTCAGTCGATAACTATCCCACAGAGTTCATGGTAAACAAACGTCTGCACAGGCTTGGGGTCGTGAATCATGTCATTGACAAGTGTCAATAA
- the LOC136420356 gene encoding CMP-N-acetylneuraminate-poly-alpha-2,8-sialyltransferase-like isoform X2 has translation MQPKLLRSLSTTARRRRCTLTMTLASALTFLAFTCVYVDSNCSRNARSFKKTVVSRVQRHALMEEDNNARIALGDVSWYSALNNRSFYIAARDNVRFEKVNKWSTWDIWPIDEAALRKIRTLSRALLPRFGMGKDEIRPDSTRLHKCVKKSRGCKLDDKNAIRHYQTCAVVGDSGILTGSHCGGEIDAHDYVIRFGVGPTAGYEDDVGTKRNITFLNKDNLLKISKSLRLPTSKNIYAQRLKRMNASTFMFAKGKNKEWNTDIKSLITIARRNNLCFTLRKNTKNLGIIIRGILSQEMPDLAQHLGGVDTTGMMSVFMASTFCHRINLYGFYPFTKDTRGKDIRYHYYDNVKPRRKGSVDNYPTEFMVNKRLHRLGVVNHVIDKCQ, from the exons ATGCAGCCAAAGTTACTCCGGTCTTTGTCAACGACGGCGAGGCGTCGTCGTTGTACGCTGACCATGACCTTGGCCTCAGCTTTAACCTTTCTGGCCTTCACGTGCGTGTACGTCGACTCGAATTGCTCAAGGAATGCGAG ATCTTTCAAAAAGACTGTAGTAAGCCGTGTCCAGCGCCATGCTTTGATGGAGGAGGACAACAACGCGCGGATAGCCCTCGGTGACGTCAGCTGGTATTCCGCGCTAAACAACAGGAGCTTCTACATAGCCGCACGAGACAACGTCAG ATTTGAAAAGGTTAATAAGTGGAGTACCTGGGACATCTGGCCGATAGACGAAGCAGCTCTCAGAAAAATAAG GACACTCTCTCGTGCTCTACTTCCAAGGTTCGGGATGGGTAAGGATGAAATAAGACCGGACTCGACCCGGCTCCACAAATGCGTCAAGAAATCGAGAGGATGCAAGCTGGACGACAAAAACGCCATACGTCACTACCAGACATGCGCAGTCGTCGGAGACAGCGGCATCCTGACCGGCAGCCATTGCGGCGGTGAGATTGATGCGCATGATTACGTAATCAGGTTCGGCGTGGGTCCAACCGCCGGATACGAAGATGACGTCGGCACTAAGAGAAACATCACATTTCTAAATAAGGACAATCTTCTTAAAATAAGCAAATCTCTTCGTTTGCCTACATCCAAAAATATCTACGCGCAGCGTCTGAAACGTATGAACGCTTCAACCTTCATGTTTGCCAAAGGCAAGAACAAAGAATGGAACACAGACATTAAAAGTCTCATCACAATAGCCAGGAGAAATAATCTCTGCTTCACGctcagaaaaaatacaaaaaatctCGGAATCATAATCAGAGG TATCCTCAGCCAGGAAATGCCTGACCTGGCCCAGCATCTCGGAGGAGTAGACACGACAGGGATGATGTCTGTCTTCATGGCTTCCACCTTCTGTCACAGGATAAACCTTTACGGCTTCTATCCCTTCACTAAAGACACTCGCGGCAAAGACATCCGTTATCATTACTACGACAACGTTAAACCGAGACGCAAGGGTTCAGTCGATAACTATCCCACAGAGTTCATGGTAAACAAACGTCTGCACAGGCTTGGGGTCGTGAATCATGTCATTGACAAGTGTCAATAA